The DNA window GCAGTTTTGCTGTTGTTGTGCACTTACAGTAATGAAAGTGCTCAGATAGACGCTGTTGAAAGCCTTTGTGATCCTTTCAATCACCAGTTAACCCCATTTGCTAAAGCTGGTTTCTTTAGTAAGATATCATTTTGGTGGTTGAATCCACTGATGAAAAAGGGTCAAGAAAAAACACTTCAGGACGAGGATATTCCAAAGTTAAGAGAGTCTGAAAAAGCAGAAAGTTGTTATTTGTCGTTTGAAGAACAAATAAACAGACAAAGACAAAATGAACCATCGGTTTTTTGGACAATAGTTTTATGCCACCAAAGAGAGATTTTGATAACAGGATTCTTTGCTTTGCTCAAAGTACTTGCTATATCTTGTGGCCCTCTACTTCTAAATGAATTTATATTGGTTTCTGAGGGTAATGAAAGTTTCAAATATGAAGGTTATGTATTGGCCATATCACTCTTCTTCATAAAGATCATAGAATCCATATCACAAAGACAATGGTATTTCCGGGGTAGGATTATTGGGATGAAAGTTAGATCACTACTTACggcaaaaatttataaaaaagtaTTAAGGTTATCCAATTCAGCTAGATTGATTCACTCTAATGGTGAGATAATGAATTATATGACTGTGGATGCTTATAGAATTGGAGAATTTCCATTCTGGTTTCATAGGACTTGGACAACAATTCTCCAATTGTCCATTGCATCAATAATTCTTTTCCGCGCAATTGGACTGGCAACATTAGCATCTCTACCAGTGATAGTTCTCACTGTGTTTTGCAATGGTCCACTAGCAAAGTTACATCACAAGTTTCATAGCAAACTTATGGCGGCACAAGATGAAAGACTGAAGGCTAGTTCTGAGGCTCTAGTGAATATGAAAGTGCTAAAGCTATATGCATgggaaaatcattttaaaaatgcAATAGAAAAGTTAAGAAATGTGGAACTCAAATTTCTATTTGCAGTTCTATTAAGAAAGACATGTGTTGTCTTTCTCTTTTGGATCTCGCCAATGCTTGTATCAGCTGCTTCTTTTCTAGCATGCTATTTGCTCAAAATTCCTTTGCATGCAAGTAATGTTTTCACTTTTGTAGCAACTTTACGCCTTGTACAAGAGCTAATTACAAGCATCCCAGATGTTATTGCAGTAACTATTCAAGCAAAAGTTGCATTTGCTCGGATATGTAATTTCCTTGAGGCACCAGAACTGCATAGTTCAAATTTCAATAGCAGGTGCTTTAATGACAACCTCAAAGGCTCAGTTTTAATAAAATCAGCCGACTTTTCATGGGAAGGTAACGTATCAAAGTCAACACTAAGAAACATAAATTTGGACATTAGACCTGGACAAAAGGTGGCTATTTGTGGAGAAGTTGGTTCGGGAAAATCAACCCTCTTAGCAACAATTCTAGGAGAAGTTCCTAATACAAAGGGAACGGTAAGCTTTTGTTTCCTTTCTGTTCATACAATACACTTTTAAATCATGTGATACTCTAATTAGGTATAGCTTAAATGACATTCTTATTTTTGTTATCAAAATATTTTCTGCATTGCAGATTGATGTTTACGGGAAGTTTGCATATGTTTCTCAAACAGCATGGATACAAACAGGCACAATAcgggaaaatattttatttggatCTGAGTTTGATGATCAAATATATCAAGAAACACTTCAAAGGTCTTCACTGATAAAGGACCTTGAGTTGCTTCCTTACGGTGACCTCACCGAAATAGGCGAGAGAGGAGTTAATTTGAGTGGAGGTCAAAAGCAGCGAATTCAACTCGCACGGGCTCTATATGAGAATGCTGATATATATCTCTTGGATGATCCATTTAGTGCTGTTGATGCACATactacaaaatgtttgtttaatgTAAAAACATCTTTTCTTCACATTCTACTTGTATATCTCTACTGTCATTATTTACTAAAGATGTCTTAGAAACTTGACAGGAATACATCATGGAAGGACTCAAAGGGAAAACTGTCTTACTCGTGACTCATCAAGTAGAATTTCTACCAGTATTTGATTCTGTTTCGGTAATTTCTTTATCTGTAATTTCatttcatctctctctatcttcAACTAATAAACATTAAACTATTCTCCATCTAATCAACTCTCGTTACCTGAATTTCATGAGTCTTCTCCACACATACTCAAAAGATCTAAAAAGATAGTGAATCATTTTCTCTACAGCAAATACCTCCCTTTTCTTAATATTCATTGTATTGTTAAACTTAGACACAAATTAAGGTTGTTcaacaattttattttctttacagtTGATGTCAGATGGGGTAATCCTACAAGCTGGTCCATATCACCAGCTATTGACAACAAGCCAAGAATTCCAGGACCTTGTCAATGCTCACAAGGTTACTGCTAGTTCAAACCAGCTTGCGAACGTTACTTTTTCTCACACTTCTAGAAAGATTACTCAAGTGTTAGTGGAAAAAGAGTGTAAAGAATTGAATGGAAATCAATTAATTAAGCAAGAAGAGAGAGAGGAAGGAGACAGAGGGTTGAAGCCTTACTTACAATATCTGAATAATATGAAAGGCTATATTTTCTTCCTCGGGGCTTCGTTTTGTCACCTTATTTTTTTGGTTTCTCAGATACTGCAAAACTCATGGATGGCTGCTAATGTTGACAATCCTCGTGTCAGCACGTTGCAGTTGATTTTAGTTTATTTCTGGATCGGAGCTTCTTCAATACTTTTCATGTTGATCAGAAGTTCCTTTATAGTAGCTTTGggtcttcattcttcaaaatatttatttttacaattGATGAACTCCCTCTTTCGAGCACCAATGTCTTTTTACGACTCTACACCATTGGGAAGGATACTAAGTAGGGTAAGCATACTAAATCACTTCCCCCGAAATGCAATagaaaaaaacaataattatATTTGAACCACTTTTTCTTTGTTTAGGTTTCATCTGATCTGAGCATTACGGATCTTGACATGCCATTTAGCCTCCTATTTTCAGTCGGAGCCACAATAAACTTTTATTCTGTTCTTATAGTTTTAGCAATTGTCACATGGCAAGTATTGATTGTGGTTATACCAATAGTATACATTACGATTCGTCTACAGGTAATGACCATGTTCTTCTTTGATTTATCTAGACTATCTCTAAAGCaaataatgtaaaatatttttgtgtggtTTAAGCAGAGATACTACTTAGTCTCAGTGAAAGAAATGATGCGGATGAGCGGCACAACAAAATCCTATTTAGCTAATCATGTAGCAGAAACTGTATCCGGAGCTGTGACAATAAGAGCCTTTGAGGAGGAAGATCGTTTTTTTAAGAAGAATCTTGATCTAATTGATATTAACGCTAGTACATTTTTCCATAGTTTTGCCTCAAATGAATGGTTGATCCAACGATTAGAAACAATGAGTGCGCTTGTTCTTTCCTCTGCAGCACTTTGCATGGTTATACTTCCACCAGGGACTTTCACCTCTGGTGAGAATTTGGTTACTTAAATCATTTGATTTATCTTAAAACATAAGCATCGATCTCCCCTAGCAAATTACTAAATTTCAATATCTTTCATTTCAGGATTTATCGGTCTGGCTCTGTCATATGGCCTTACACTAAATGCTTCCTTAGTATTTTCTATTCGGATTCAATGCAGTCTCGCAGATCATATAATATCAGTAGAGAGGCTAAATCAATATATGCATATACAAAGTGAGGCCCAAGAAATAATAGAAGACAATCGTCCTCCTTTGAATTGGCCAATTGCAGGAAAAGTAGAAATAAATGACTTGAAGGTAATTTTTACTTATTTTCAAAATGTGAATCATACTGTTGGTAAAACGGGAGTTGAAATGAAGTAtgtaatttgtttatttatacCATATTAGATACGATACAGACCTGGTGGTCCACTTGTACTTCATGGGATCACATGCACATTTGAAGCAGGTCACAAGATTGGAATTGTTGGCAGAACAGGCAGTGGGAAGTCCACTCTTATTGGTACTTTATTTCGTCTTGTGGAACCAGAAGGAGGAAAAGTTGTAGTTGACGGCATAGATATCTCGTCTATTGGGCTTCATGATTTGAGGTCACGTTTTGGGATTATACCTCAGGATCCTACTCTTTTTAATGGGACAGTAAGATTTAATTTGGACCCTTTATCCCAACACAATGATCAAGAGATATGGGAGGTAAAAAAATATTCaacattctaaattttttttgtttaatgcaTAGAAATGTAAACTAATGATTGGTTAATATGAAGGTTCTTGGGAAGTGCCAACTTAGAGAAGTTGTTCAAAAGAAAGAAGAGGGCTTGAACTCCTCAGGTACACTTAGTTTCATTTAATATAAGCGCTCGTTGATGGTATTTTTGGAAAAAAGTTAGGATTATCTCTTTTGAATATGTTTCCTAAGTCTTGATGATTTTGTCTTTTATATCGATTAAGTTAGTAATGACACGTGAAAACTTGTGCAGTTGTTGAAGATGGATCAAACTGGAGTATGGGACAAAGACAGTTATTCTGTTTAGGGCGTGCTCTTTTAAGGAGAAGTAGGATACTGGTACTGGATGAAGCAACTGCATCAATTGATAATTCAACTGATACGATTCTACAGAAAACCATTAGAACGGAGTTTGCAGATTGTACTGTGATCACAGTAGCACACAGAATACCTACTGTGATGGATTGCACTAAGGTTCTTTCAATCAGTGATGGTAAGTTTTTTCTCTTCGATTTTATTGTCTTTCTATCTCATTTAACAAGCATTTTTTAGACAAATCCAAGACTCAGTCCATAGACAtttctttatgttgatgataaaTATTCTAACATACACATTACACACGCCAATCATAGGGTGATAAACCATGAGGTAGTTGCTTTAACATGTTAACATAGCACATAGCACATAAATCGTAACATGTAAAATCTAAGGTACTTGACTATCACACTTGAAATCATGAAAAAGAAAAGGTTAAGGATATGTTATCACTTACTCGATTTCTTCAAAGAATGAAAAGCTTTTGATTGTATTTCCAGGAAAGTTGGTGGAGTATGACGAGCCAATGAGCTTGATGATGAGAGAAGAGTCCTTGTTTAGAAAGCTTGTCAAGGAATATTGGTCTCATTTTCAGTCTGCGGAATTGCATTGATGTTAACAGATTCTGTTATGCCAGTGCTATGCGCCCTCTCGTTTCCTCTCTTGTACTAGCAAAAGTCGAGAAATTGAGTAGAATGTAAAATGTGTTCTGTTTGGACACCTAAAAGATGGGAAAGGGTTGAGcataatgaagaagaagaaaaatgtgatCAAATGTACCATCTCTAGAATGATATATGAGCTTTATTGTAAGATTCTTGTGTATTTTGCAAAGCCAAACAATACTGTTGTTTGATAATACAAGAgcttaatataaaaatgtaaTAGCTTATTAGCTTCACAATAATTACGAGAAACAAAACCTAGTATTTGAATTCACCAAATTTCGGTGAactctttgaaccaaacatacctTTAGAGTTCAATGCTCTCACAAACTCCTCAACTTTTTCCGTCTCCCCCCTTCAATTATGATATTGCAATCGAATTATAATCACCAAAGTTACTTGTTAACACCAAAAAGGTCAGTttgaattgacttatttgagcttaTTTATTGGCATAAGTTTTGTGATAGTGAACGACCTTATCAAACAGCTTATgacacttttttaaaaaaaaatgcacttatttttataaattctcCAAGATAACTTATGAAAAAtaagttaaatttattttatctttttgttACAAAAATAGCTTATGCCAGCACTTGCGATATaagctgtttatccaaacatgccctaaatcttcaaaaatacaatgCTTCTAATTCTCCAACTCTAAAAACTATACATAGTTACAACAAATGAACTGGAATTTCACAAATCAAAATGAGTATATTGCAACACACATTCATGGTAGTGTATGAAACTGAAAAAATTCTGAAAATTGATAGCGCGCAAGACAGTAACATATATAGAAAATTTGAGAGACCTTGGATGAACTGTTGACTGGATGAAAATGATGACGCGTCAACAGGAGGTGCTGCGATTACCGGTGGACAACGCAGTAGCCGGAATCGGAGAAAACGGAGGTTTTGCGCGGAGTGGAGCGAAAATCGGAATACAGAAAACAATTTAACAAAGAAACCAAATTTTACACCTTTaaatatttgaatgaatagtAGGATAATGATAGGGCATAAGTTAAgaagtaattaaaaaaatatattttagaaatTGTATACTGATTTTAGGATAagcataaaattaatattttttattttatttttaaaataaaatttctatAAAGCCTTTAGCctcttatatttatatatttaaaattttagtaaTGAAGTACTTTATTTCTTTGagaaaaaaaatgagagaattTTTCATcctgtgaagtcaagactcttcatttaatgtgttttgatgaatacAAAGTGAAAGTCAAATAATCatgtcaaaaagtatggaaaaagttTCAAGAATAATGTATCAATTCAAGTGTCTAAGTCTTATCATGAGCAAAAGTTAGCACCAAATTATTTATGATTAAAGTTAAAGACTAAGCATGGATCTTAATAAAATGTTTAGAGAGAGAAACTCTCCCCTCTCTCTAAACTTAGGGTTTTCCATGTTCCCCTCTTTTGATAGGTGTCACCTCCCCTCTTGTAGGGGATCCTCCTACTCCATGGAAGTTATTCACCACCATTGTGGTGGTCATCTCCTCTTCAATGGAGGTTCCTCCCCCATTGTAAGTTTTCTCTCCTC is part of the Vicia villosa cultivar HV-30 ecotype Madison, WI linkage group LG2, Vvil1.0, whole genome shotgun sequence genome and encodes:
- the LOC131653024 gene encoding ABC transporter C family member 10-like is translated as MEDYWNMICGGKPISYDFKFLKDPSSCINHMLLIFFDLFMLIMLSIIMFLKFASRPFWSLVRYSNLQLVSAITNASHALLHFCLGIWVLVMKTHKAFPLNWWLPELFHGLTWLCVTFTISLHIKQLSKAWMWLFSILIFLVSTILCGLSISYAISTRELSLKASLDAISFIGAVLLLLCTYSNESAQIDAVESLCDPFNHQLTPFAKAGFFSKISFWWLNPLMKKGQEKTLQDEDIPKLRESEKAESCYLSFEEQINRQRQNEPSVFWTIVLCHQREILITGFFALLKVLAISCGPLLLNEFILVSEGNESFKYEGYVLAISLFFIKIIESISQRQWYFRGRIIGMKVRSLLTAKIYKKVLRLSNSARLIHSNGEIMNYMTVDAYRIGEFPFWFHRTWTTILQLSIASIILFRAIGLATLASLPVIVLTVFCNGPLAKLHHKFHSKLMAAQDERLKASSEALVNMKVLKLYAWENHFKNAIEKLRNVELKFLFAVLLRKTCVVFLFWISPMLVSAASFLACYLLKIPLHASNVFTFVATLRLVQELITSIPDVIAVTIQAKVAFARICNFLEAPELHSSNFNSRCFNDNLKGSVLIKSADFSWEGNVSKSTLRNINLDIRPGQKVAICGEVGSGKSTLLATILGEVPNTKGTIDVYGKFAYVSQTAWIQTGTIRENILFGSEFDDQIYQETLQRSSLIKDLELLPYGDLTEIGERGVNLSGGQKQRIQLARALYENADIYLLDDPFSAVDAHTTKCLFNEYIMEGLKGKTVLLVTHQVEFLPVFDSVSLMSDGVILQAGPYHQLLTTSQEFQDLVNAHKVTASSNQLANVTFSHTSRKITQVLVEKECKELNGNQLIKQEEREEGDRGLKPYLQYLNNMKGYIFFLGASFCHLIFLVSQILQNSWMAANVDNPRVSTLQLILVYFWIGASSILFMLIRSSFIVALGLHSSKYLFLQLMNSLFRAPMSFYDSTPLGRILSRVSSDLSITDLDMPFSLLFSVGATINFYSVLIVLAIVTWQVLIVVIPIVYITIRLQRYYLVSVKEMMRMSGTTKSYLANHVAETVSGAVTIRAFEEEDRFFKKNLDLIDINASTFFHSFASNEWLIQRLETMSALVLSSAALCMVILPPGTFTSGFIGLALSYGLTLNASLVFSIRIQCSLADHIISVERLNQYMHIQSEAQEIIEDNRPPLNWPIAGKVEINDLKIRYRPGGPLVLHGITCTFEAGHKIGIVGRTGSGKSTLIGTLFRLVEPEGGKVVVDGIDISSIGLHDLRSRFGIIPQDPTLFNGTVRFNLDPLSQHNDQEIWEVLGKCQLREVVQKKEEGLNSSVVEDGSNWSMGQRQLFCLGRALLRRSRILVLDEATASIDNSTDTILQKTIRTEFADCTVITVAHRIPTVMDCTKVLSISDGKLVEYDEPMSLMMREESLFRKLVKEYWSHFQSAELH